In a single window of the Gossypium hirsutum isolate 1008001.06 chromosome D02, Gossypium_hirsutum_v2.1, whole genome shotgun sequence genome:
- the LOC107909816 gene encoding glyceraldehyde-3-phosphate dehydrogenase, cytosolic, whose translation MASDKKIKIGINGFGRIGRLVARVALQRNDVELVAVNDPFISTDYMTYMFKYDSVHGQWKHHDLKVKDSKTLLFGEKPVTVFGIRNPEEIPWAEAGAEFVVESTGVFTDKDKAAAHLKGGAKKVVISAPSKDAPMFVMGVNEKDYKPELDIVSNASCTTNCLAPLAKVIHDRFGIVEGLMTTVHAITATQKTVDGPSMKDWRGGRAASFNIIPSSTGAAKAVGKVLPALNGKLTGMSFRVPTIDVSVVDLTVRLEKSASYDEIKAAIKEESEGKLKGILGYVEEDLVSTDFVGDSRSSIFDAKAGIALNKNFVKLVSWYDNEWGYSSRVIDLIVHMASTKAC comes from the exons ATGG CTTCGGACAAGAAGATTAAGATCGGGATTAACG GATTTGGAAGAATCGGACGTTTGGTTGCCAGAGTTGCTCTTCAGAGGAACGATGTTGAACTCGTCGCCGTTAACGATCCCTTCATTTCCACCGATTATATG ACATACATGTTCAAATACGACAGCGTTCACGGTCAATGGAAGCACCATGATCTTAAGGTCAAAGACTCTAAAACCCTCCTCTTCGGCGAAAAACCCGTCACTGTTTTCGGAATCAG GAACCCTGAGGAGATTCCATGGGCTGAAGCCGGGGCTGAGTTCGTTGTTGAGTCAACTGGAGTGTTCACTGACAAAGACAAGGCTGCTGCTCACTTGAAG GGTGGTGCTAAGAAAGTTGTGATATCTGCCCCTAGCAAAGATGCACCCATGTTTGTAATGGGTGTAAACGAGAAAGACTACAAGCCAGAGCTTGACATTGTTTCCAATGCTAGCTGCACTACCAATTGTCTTGCTCCCCTTGCTAAGGTTATCCATGACCGATTTGGAATCGTTGAGGGTCTCATGACTACCGTTCATGCCATTACTG CAACACAAAAGACCGTCGATGGACCATCAATGAAGGACTGGAGAGGTGGTAGAGCCGCTTCCTTCAACATCATTCCTAGCAGCACTGGTGCTGCCAAG GCTGTTGGAAAGGTTCTTCCTGCCCTCAATGGCAAACTGACTGGAATGTCATTCCGAGTTCCTACCATCGATGTATCAGTCGTGGATCTCACCGTTAGGCTTGAGAAATCTGCATCTTATGATGAGATCAAAGCTGCTATCAA GGAAGAGTCTGAGGGCaagcttaagggcattttgggtTACGTTGAGGAAGATCTTGTGTCCACTGACTTCGTTGGTGACAGCAG GTCGAGCATATTTGATGCCAAGGCAGGTATTGCTCTAAACAAGAACTTTGTGAAGCTTGTTTCCTGGTACGACAACGAATGGGGTTACAG TTCTCGTGTGATTGATTTGATCGTTCACATGGCATCCACCAAAGCATGTTGA